From one Lycium ferocissimum isolate CSIRO_LF1 chromosome 5, AGI_CSIRO_Lferr_CH_V1, whole genome shotgun sequence genomic stretch:
- the LOC132056841 gene encoding uncharacterized protein LOC132056841, which produces MDTDVISDGNKGESLSDYSIVKKLKGCYESPRAENVKRLPQLPTKPSDPLGPITPDSIREGGDHVDGCCSPVSSSRHRTLCFNSQLYDNPVYSNKGSPRTPKGLGFDPFAPGPDKLMLAPQCKKYFTDSQAKVMRQLSFEESMNFNGDVDHSDNVGTVSEDEMLFEMLYTSLLEVITSKQKEDLHSKASTQLSDSDGCTTPPSAPRRSGVADTCPAAPMKPAYRFNNIDKGLCKKLIF; this is translated from the coding sequence ATGGATACTGATGTCATTTCTGATGGAAATAAGGGAGAAAGTTTGTCTGACTACTCCATTGTTAAGAAATTGAAGGGGTGTTATGAGTCACCAAGAGCAGAAAATGTTAAGCGGTTGCCTCAATTGCCAACAAAACCATCTGATCCTTTAGGTCCAATCACTCCTGATTCCATCCGAGAAGGTGGCGACCACGTAGATGGGTGTTGTTCACCGGTTTCTTCTTCTCGTCACAGGACTCTTTGCTTCAATTCTCAACTATATGACAACCCGGTTTACTCAAATAAAGGAAGTCCACGGACTCCGAAGGGGTTGGGGTTTGATCCATTTGCTCCTGGACCAGATAAACTCATGCTTGCCCCACagtgtaaaaaatattttactgaTTCACAAGCCAAAGTGATGCGTCAGCTTAGCTTTGAGGAGTCTATGAATTTCAATGGAGATGTTGATCACTCGGACAATGTGGGAACTGTGTCCGAGGATGAGATgttatttgaaatgttgtacACTTCTCTCTTAGAAGTTATTACTTCAAAACAAAAAGAGGATCTTCATTCGAAAGCCTCAACTCAACTTTCAGATTCTGATGGATGCACGACACCTCCCTCTGCACCTCGTCGTAGTGGAGTTGCTGATACTTGCCCTGCTGCTCCTATGAAGCCTGCATATCGGTTTAATAATATTGACAAGGGATTATGCAAAAAGCTTATATTTTGA
- the LOC132057774 gene encoding NDR1/HIN1-like protein 6 — translation MAPKRRGRNCCYICLAVILLLGLLFLILGLTVFKAKKPITTVNSVSLKDLDVSFDITRLQVHLNITLQADLSVKNPNRVGFKYDPTSATLQYKGQTIGDAPVPAGSIGARETSPMNITLTVMADRLLSTNGLFSDVRSGILPLTTYVKLSGVVRVIFKIHVKTSTTCDLYIDVLNRKLANQTCHYKTKL, via the coding sequence ATGGCTCctaaaagaagaggaagaaactGCTGTTACATCTGCCTTGCCGTTATTCTCCTTCTTGGTCTTCTCTTCCTCATCTTAGGCCTTACAGTTTTCAAAGCCAAAAAACCCATCACCACCGTTAACTCCGTTTCCCTAAAGGACTTAGACGTCTCTTTCGACATCACACGTCTCCAAGTGCACCTAAACATCACACTTCAAGCAGATCTCTCTGTCAAAAACCCCAACCGGGTCGGGTTTAAATACGACCCGACTTCAGCTACCCTACAATATAAAGGCCAAACCATAGGTGATGCCCCTGTTCCAGCTGGATCAATAGGGGCACGTGAAACAAGTCCGATGAATATAACTCTCACTGTTATGGCTGATCGGTTGCTTTCGACAAACGGTTTGTTTTCTGATGTTAGGTCTGGTATATTGCCACTTACAACCTATGTTAAGTTGTCTGGGGTGGTTCGTGttattttcaagattcatgTGAAGACTAGCACTACGTGTGATTTGTATATTGATGTTTTAAACAGGAAGCTCGCTAATCAGACTTGTCATTATAAGACAAAGCTATGA